A genomic region of Antennarius striatus isolate MH-2024 chromosome 2, ASM4005453v1, whole genome shotgun sequence contains the following coding sequences:
- the LOC137587974 gene encoding histone H2B 1/2-like, with product MPEPAKSAPKKGSKKAVSKTASKTGKKRRRTRKESYAIYVYKVLKQVHPDTGISSKAMGIMNSFVNDIFERIAGEASRLAHYNKRSTITSREIQTAVRLLLPGELAKHAVSEGTKAVTKYTSSK from the coding sequence atgcCTGAACCAGCGAAGTCAGCGCCCAAGAAGGGCTCGAAGAAAGCCGTGAGCAAGACCGCCAGCAAGACCGGCAAGAAGCGGAGGAGGACCAGGAAGGAGAGCTACGCCATCTACGTGTACAAGGTGCTGAAGCAGGTGCACCCAGACACCGGGATCTCGTCTAAGGCCATGGGCATCATGAACTCGTTTGTGAACGACATCTTTGAACGCATCGCCGGTGAGGCCTCTCGTCTGGCTCACTACAACAAGCGCTCCACCATCACCTCCAGGGAGATCCAGACCGCCGTGCGTCTCCTGCTGCCCGGGGAGCTGGCCAAGCACGCCGTGTCTGAGGGCACCAAGGCCGTGACCAAGTACACCAGTTCCAAATAG
- the LOC137587978 gene encoding histone H2B 1/2 produces MPEPAKSAPKKGSKKAVSKTASKSGKKRRRTRKESYAIYVYKVLKQVHPDTGISSKAMGIMNSFVNDIFERIAGEASRLAHYNKRSTITSREIQTAVRLLLPGELAKHAVSEGTKAVTKYTSSK; encoded by the coding sequence atgcctGAACCAGCGAAGTCAGCGCCCAAGAAGGGCTCGAAGAAAGCCGTGAGCAAGACCGCCAGCAAGAGCggcaagaagaggaggaggaccaggaaGGAGAGCTACGCCATCTACGTGTACAAGGTGCTGAAGCAGGTGCACCCAGACACCGGGATCTCGTCTAAGGCCATGGGCATCATGAACTCGTTTGTGAACGACATCTTTGAACGCATCGCCGGTGAGGCCTCTCGTCTGGCTCACTACAACAAGCGCTCCACCATCACCTCCAGGGAGATCCAGACCGCCGTGCGTCTCCTGCTGCCCGGGGAGCTGGCCAAGCACGCCGTGTCTGAGGGCACCAAGGCCGTGACCAAGTACACCAGCTCCAAGTAG
- the LOC137587926 gene encoding histone H3, giving the protein MARTKQTARKSTGGKAPRKQLATKAARKSAPATGGVKKPHRYRPGTVALREIRRYQKSTELLIRKLPFQRLVREIAQDFKTDLRFQSSAVMALQEASEAYLVGLFEDTNLCAIHAKRVTIMPKDIQLARRIRGERA; this is encoded by the coding sequence ATGGCGAGAACCAAGCAGACCGCTCGTAAGTCTACTGGAGGCAAAGCCCCCAGAAAGCAGCTGGCCACCAAAGCAGCTCGGAAGAGCGCTCCGGCCACCGGCGGCGTGAAGAAGCCTCACCGTTACAGGCCCGGTACCGTGGCTCTGAGAGAGATTCGTCGCTACCAGAAGTCGACCGAGCTGCTGATCCGGAAGCTGCCCTTCCAGCGTCTGGTGAGAGAGATCGCTCAGGACTTCAAGACCGACCTGCGCTTCCAGAGCTCCGCTGTCATGGCTCTGCAGGAGGCCAGCGAGGCTTACCTGGTGGGCCTGTTCGAGGACACCAACCTGTGCGCCATCCACGCCAAGAGGGTGACCATCATGCCCAAAGACATCCAGCTGGCCCGCCGCATCCGCGGGGAGAGGGCTTag
- the LOC137588001 gene encoding histone H4: MSGRGKGGKGLGKGGAKRHRKVLRDNIQGITKPAIRRLARRGGVKRISGLIYEETRGVLKVFLENVIRDAVTYTEHAKRKTVTAMDVVYALKRQGRTLYGFGG, translated from the coding sequence atgagtggaagaggaaagggaggaaaaggaCTCGGGAAAGGAGGCGCCAAGCGTCACCGGAAAGTTCTCCGTGATAACATCCAGGGAATCACCAAGCCCGCTATCCGCCGCCTGGCTCGCCGTGGTGGAGTGAAGCGGATCTCCGGTCTGATCTACGAGGAGACCCGCGGTGTGTTGAAGGTGTTCCTGGAGAACGTGATCCGTGATGCCGTCACGTACACCGAGCACGCCAAGAGAAAGACCGTCACCGCCATGGATGTGGTGTATGCTCTGAAGAGGCAGGGACGCACCCTGTACGGCTTCGGGGGCTAG